The Corvus cornix cornix isolate S_Up_H32 chromosome 26, ASM73873v5, whole genome shotgun sequence genome includes a region encoding these proteins:
- the IGFN1 gene encoding immunoglobulin-like and fibronectin type III domain-containing protein 1 — MSSHQTVKIFKKSSIPGVVITQFVNDVPEGCSTPDFEKKPLTLTLQEGKNAIFRAVVKGVPAPEVKWSRTRKGMDDPAKYEMSFNSATNEFILQIKSLVLDDSDLYRCYAVNAYGEASCSAGLRIIQVGFKRKAKYVPVHAADELRKTLLESKKLLRKRVIAPKPKPLDKEAVWQLLLHADKRDYEKICMKYGIVDFRGMLRKLQEIRKDTETEQDKFIHSLRNFEHIKVNKEGNATFSLEMELKSRNSKVYLLKDGERLRYGTGDEYRKHCLRRVGRRYRFTINDVQPEDAGVYQVRVEDIPIFSTELDAQAIPVRFRQPLSDVRCAEAGDAEFQCVLCTPCHEPLWLHKSHLLQASDKHQISVTPDGLTHKLIVRNAVPSDSGLYTLDAGQGSSSAWLLVEYAKGKRRQDEGEQIERETSEWLKETMADNERARKLRRQEQAGDEDHPSFSTSPGVEKTGWYRTGQGSSQGRGQGHSIDPDDGSQRFLGKEGLRKTHINGEMGSGQFSGAGLDGDSGANDGSTFGLKGLGGRSGLRAVHGMDAVSGRAGPGGAVGGAGEWNSVDGRGEGVLGAVNIDMDDGEGLGSQHDKDGNLGDASYRAGFGGAGRLGGGSSVPDGLDPDSTGVAASVGDLFSRTRPGTGAGGDAAGAGMAGRMRSHHGKDGHPTVGDKNGAGINREGQTGTPYGKDGLTPHASGQLGQAERSGSLYVPGGLPGGDRAIAGAGGNFTGEMEALYGPDGQALGAGAGGAGGAGVGGFGAPYGKDGLPAGAGGTGARGLGSPYGKDGLPAGEGIGGAGGAGGLGAPYGKDGLPVGEGTGAAGGAGGLGAPYGKDGLPVGAGTGGAGGAGGLGAPYGKDGLPAGEGIGGAGGAGGLGAPYGKDGLPVGEGTGAAGGAGGLGAPYGKDGLPVGVGTGGAGGAGGLGAPYGKDGLPVGVGTGGAGGAGGLGSPYGKDGLPAGAGTGGAGTGGFGAPYGKDGLPAGAGAGGAGGFGEALYGPDGRPLGAGVGGTAGAGAGGLGAPYGKDGLPVGAGTGAAGGAGGLGAPYGKDGLPVGVGTGGAGGFGEALYGPDGRPLGAGVGGTAGAGAGGLGSPYGKDGLPVGAGTGGAGGAGVFGAPYGKDGLPVGAGAGRAGGAGVFGAPYGKDGLPVGTGIDGAGGAGGLGAPYGKDGLPVGAGIGGAGGAGGLGSPYGKDGLPVGVGTGGAGGAGGLGAPYGKDGLPVGAGAGGAGGAGGLGAPYGKDGLPVGTGAGGAGGAGVFGSPYGKDGLPVGAGIGGAGAGAGGLGAPYGKDGLPVGAGTGGAGGAGGLGSPYGKDGLPVGAGIGGAGGAGGLGSPYGKDGLPVGAGTGGAGDARGLGAPYGKDGLQFGAGGAGEGGFGEPLYGPDGKQLGAGVGAAGAASARGLGTPYGKDGLPVGGGAGGAGGAGGLGAPYGKDGLPTGPVVGGATTGALGYPRGKDGLAAGLGVGGAAGAGFGGAASPYGMDGFPAGGAVAGGLGAPYGKDGLPVAAGAGGAGGAGGPGAPYGKDGLPVGAGIGGAGAFGEALYGPDGRPLGAGVGGTAGAGAGGLGAPYGKDGLPVGAGTGGAGGAGGHGAPYGKDGLPVGAGAGGAGGAGGLGAPYGKDGLPAGAGTGGAGTGGFGSPYGKDGLPAGAGTGGAGTGGFGSPYGKDGLPAGAGAGGAGRGGFGAPYGKDGLPVGAGAGGAGAGGLGAPYGKDGLPAGAGAGGAGGFGEALYGPDGRPLGAGVGGTAGAGVFGSPYGKDGLPVGAGTGAAGGAGGLGAPYGKDGLPVGVGTGAAGGAGGLGAPYGKDGLPAGTGAGGAGGAGGLGSPYGKDGLPVGVGTGGAGGVGGLGAPYGKDGLPVGAGTGGAGAGAGGLGAPYGKDGLPVGAGAGGAGAGGLGAPYGKDGLPAGAGAGGAGGFGEALYGPDGRPLGAGVGGTAGAGAGGLGSPYGKDGLPVGAGTGGAGGAGGLGAPYGKDGLPVGAGAGGAGGAGGLGSPYGKDGLPVGAGTGGAGGAGGLGAPYGKDGLPVGAGTGAAGGAGGLGAPYGKDGLPVGAGTGAAGGAGGLGAPYGKDGLPVGAGTGAAGGAGGLGAPYGKDGLPVGAGTGAAGGAGGLGAPYGKDGLPVGAGGAGGVGGLGAPYGKDGLPVGAGAGGAGGAGGLGAPYGKDGLPVGAGTGAAGGAGGLGAPYGKDGLPVGAGTGGAGGAGGLGAPYGKDGLPAGTGIGGAGGAGGLGAPYGKDGLPVGAGGAGGAGGFGEPLYGPDGRPSGAGVGGAGAAAVGGLGSPYGKDGLPAGAGGGGAGGAGVLYGKDGFSAGAVAGAAHFPPGGEEAMGSGRGRDAMLSRALGYAGGGGGEGFSGEGSALWGAGSLYGKDRGSAVARAGASGIGRLGGDEQDSVRGKGGVGGAGGPDGGYGLDSHLGRSLGGETGKGTASDVRGPGNKGSADDRGSLSGPGGARGEGRDFGQLGSLDGTNSAFGGAGSKSHDRSVDGSSSGGFGQGPLSYGQMSGPFGGPPSANQRKQEPDLDLKANDSLNNTESTGQRKRSALDDLKVPRCYLNKQLATMRVLKGDPAELSCTVSRDNVTGTWFKDGLKLTSMDGVIFEKKGLVHKLIINKAEDIHAGKYRFEGGDVKTEASIFVEDPPQVDKVLLKNLTSVPMVAKAGEGLKLRIPFEGRGPIRATWLKDRMELGDDTRIRVDKTDTCTTLSISSCDRRDCGDYKVRLKNDSGVLEINLKLVVIDKPQPPAGPIKIVESSASNITIQWKPPKDDGGKPVQRYLVERQQMGRNNWETLGETPRSCTSFTTSKVEEEMSYYFRVRAMNAEGVSDALESGEVKAAGKASPGAPDPPKIISASRDTITISWKAPRKTGTSQIMGYIVQKRKKGTVTWLPVTSVPVKDKKLKVTGLKEGVQYEFRVAAVNAAGTGQPSDPSEPSFARDPTKSPGQVQDLKVSSSDSTSVTLTWNKPEVQDGNDVKGYEVEKRPCNSLSWTKCFTLPAESTSCRVQGLRAGEKLFLRVRALSDSGPGEASELEACAGAAAPVVSPRLLIDDTVKRFLVIKAGNPIRVKIPFEGSPEPVVTWLKDGLPLPSRAAVNTEDGSTQLLLRAAELSDSGTYTVELGNGLGKRETFSFQVQITDIPQPPGAIRLEENVPNTVTVTWDPSASEKWEKNLYYTVLKRESQKGLWHVLGDLIYNNKFTFTTVVPGRDYYFRVVAKNDLGASDPSETVKPWRIWKTKAEFRVKAPKYRGVNQNQPPRFLVPLKPHVVVTGSECHMSCAVGGHPPPKITWYKDSRDLSGDPNYFCTNDFGVCSLVVLGVTKQDEGEYMVEASNEAGRAFSKAFLAIKDSSL; from the exons CCATCCCGGTGCGGTTCCGGCAGCCGCTCTCCGACGTGCGCTGTGCCGAGGCTGGGGACGCTGAGTTCCAGTGTGTGCTGTGCACGCCCTGCCACGAGCCCCTGTGGCTGCACAAAAGCCACCTCCTCCAGGCCAGTGACAAGCACCAGATCTCTGTGACACCTGATGGCCTGACCCACAAGCTGATTGTCAGGAATGCGGTGCCCTCGGACAGTGGCCTGTACACGCTCGACGCGGGACAGGGCTCCTCCAGTGCCTGGCTCCTCGTGGAGT ATGccaaaggaaagaggagacagGATGAAGGAGAACAGATTGAAAGGGAGACATCTGAGTGGCTGAAAGAAACAATGGCAGACAATGAAAGGGCAAGGAAGCTTCGGCGCCAAGAACAAGCTGGTGATGAAGATCATCCTTCCTTTTCTACATCCCCTGGTGTGGAGAAAACTGGCTGGTACAGAACTGGCCAAGGCAGCAGCCAAGGCAGGGGCCAAGGACACTCCATTGATCCTGATGATGGAAGCCAAAGATTTTTGGGAAAAGAGGGGCTACGCAAAACCCACATAAATGGAGAGATGGGGTCTGGGCAGTTTTCTGGAGCAGGTCTAGATGGAGACTCAGGGGCCAATGATGGCAGCACCTTTGGACTAAAAGGCTTAGGAGGCAGAAGTGGGTTAAGGGCTGTCCATGGTATGGACGCTGTCTCAGGCAGAGCAGGTCCTGGTGGTGCAGTAGGAGGGGCAGGCGAATGGAATTCTGTGGATGGCAGAGGTGAGGGTGTGCTGGGTGCTGTTAACATTGACATGGATGATGGAGAAGGTTTGGGCTCTCAGCATGACAAGGATGGGAATTTAGGTGATGCCAGTTACAGAGCTGgttttgggggtgctgggaggtTGGGTGGTGGAAGTTCTGTGCCAGATGGGCTTGATCCTGATTCAACTGGAGTGGCAGCCAGTGTGGGTGATCTGTTCAGCAGGACTCGTCCAGGAACTGGAGCTGGgggagatgctgcaggtgctggaatGGCAGGAAGAATGAGGTCCCACCATGGCAAGGATGGGCATCCCACTGTGGGTGATAAGAACGGAGCAGGTATAAACAGAGAGGGACAAACAGGGACTCCCTATGGCAAGGATGGCCTGACACCTCATGCCAGTGGTCAGTTAGGGCAGGCAGAAAGGTCTGGCTCTCTGTATGTGCCAGGAGGCCTTCCAGGTGGAGATAGGGCTATTGCTGGTGCAGGTGGAAATTTCACAGGAGAAATGGAGGCTTTATATGGTCCAGATGGtcaggcactgggagcaggtgctggtggtgctggtggggctggtgTAGGGGGATTTGGAGCTCCATATGGAAAGGATGGtctcccagctggggctggtggtACTGGAGCACGGGGACTTGGATCTCCATATGGAAAGGATGGTCTCCCAGCTGGAGAAGGCATTGGTGGGGCTGGTGGTGCAGGGGGACTTGGAGCTCCCTATGGAAAGGATGGTCTCCCAGTTGGAGAAGGCACTGGTGCAGCTGGTGGTGCAGGGGGACTTGGAGCTCCCTATGGAAAGGATGGTCTCCCAGTTGGAGCAGGCACTGGTGGGGCTGGTGGTGCAGGAGGACTTGGAGCTCCCTATGGAAAGGATGGTCTCCCAGCTGGAGAAGGCATTGGTGGGGCTGGTGGTGCAGGGGGACTTGGAGCTCCCTATGGAAAGGATGGTCTCCCAGTTGGAGAAGGCACTGGTGCAGCTGGTGGTGCAGGGGGACTTGGAGCTCCCTATGGAAAGGATGGTCTCCCAGTTGGAGTAGGCACTGGTGGGGCTGGTGGTGCAGGAGGACTTGGAGCTCCCTATGGAAAGGATGGTCTCCCAGTTGGAGTAGGCACTGGTGGGGCTGGTGGTGCAGGAGGACTTGGATCTCCATATGGAAAGGATGgcctcccagctggagcaggcactGGTGGGGCTGGTACAGGTGGATTTGGAGCTCCCTATGGAAAGGATGgtctcccagctggagcaggtgctggtggtgcagggggatttggggaggcTTTGTATGGTCCAGATGGTCGGCCACTTGGAGCAGGTGTTGGTGGtactgctggtgctggtgcagggGGACTTGGAGCTCCCTATGGAAAGGATGGTCTCCCAGTTGGAGCAGGCACTGGTGCAGCTGGTGGTGCAGGGGGTCTTGGAGCTCCCTATGGAAAGGATGGTCTCCCAGTTGGAGTAGGCACTGGTGGTGcagggggatttggggaggcTTTGTATGGTCCAGATGGTCGGCCACTTGGAGCAGGTGTTGGTGGtactgctggtgctggtgcagggGGACTTGGATCTCCCTATGGAAAGGATGGCCTCCCAGTTGGAGCAGGCACTGGTGGGGCTGGTGGTGCAGGGGTATTTGGAGCTCCCTATGGAAAGGATGGCCTCCCAGTTGGAGCAGGTGCTGGTAGGGCTGGTGGTGCAGGGGTATTTGGAGCTCCCTATGGAAAGGATGGCCTCCCAGTTGGAACAGGCATTGATGGGGCTGGTGGTGCAGGGGGACTTGGAGCTCCCTATGGAAAGGATGGTCTCCCAGTTGGAGCAGGCATTGGTGGGGCTGGTGGTGCAGGAGGACTTGGATCTCCCTATGGAAAGGATGGTCTCCCAGTTGGAGTAGGCACTGGTGGGGCTGGTGGTGCGGGAGGACTTGGAGCTCCCTATGGAAAGGATGGCCTCCCAGTTGGAGCaggtgctggtggggctggtggTGCAGGAGGACTTGGAGCTCCCTATGGAAAGGATGGTCTCCCAGTTGGAAcaggggctggtggggctggtggTGCAGGGGTATTTGGATCTCCCTATGGAAAGGATGGTCTCCCAGTTGGAGCAGGCATtggtggggctggtgctggggcagggggactTGGAGCTCCCTATGGAAAGGATGGTCTCCCAGTTGGAGCAGGCACTGGTGGGGCTGGTGGTGCAGGGGGACTTGGATCTCCCTATGGAAAGGATGGCCTCCCAGTTGGAGCAGGCATTGGTGGGGCTGGTGGTGCAGGGGGACTTGGATCTCCCTATGGAAAGGATGGCCTCCCAGTTGGAGCAGGCACTGGTGGGGCTGGTGATGCAAGGGGACTTGGAGCTCCCTATGGAAAGGATGGTCTCCAGTttggggctggtggggctggtgaAGGGGGATTTGGAGAGCCTTTGTATGGTCCAGATGGTAAGCAGCTTGGAGCAGGTGTTGGTGCAGCTGGTGCTGCGAGTGCAAGGGGACTTGGAACTCCCTATGGAAAGGATGGTCTCCCAGTTGGAGGaggtgctggtggggctggtggTGCAGGAGGACTTGGAGCTCCATATGGAAAGGATGGTCTCCCCACTGGGCCTGTTGTTGGTGGGGCTACTACAGGAGCACTTGGGTATCCACGTGGAAAAGATGGTCTCGCTGCTGGATTAGGAGTTGGcggagctgcaggtgctggttTTGGAGGGGCTGCATCTCCTTATGGAATGGATGGTTTCCCAGCTGGAGGGGCGGTTGCAGGGGGACTTGGAGCTCCCTATGGAAAGGATGGCCTCCCAGttgcagcaggtgctggtggggctggtggTGCAGGGGGACCTGGAGCTCCATATGGAAAGGATGGTCTCCCAGTTGGAGCAGGCATTGGTGGTGCAGGGGCATTTGGGGAGGCTTTGTATGGTCCAGATGGTCGGCCACTTGGAGCAGGTGTTGGTGGtactgctggtgctggtgcagggGGACTTGGAGCTCCCTATGGAAAGGATGGCCTCCCAGTCGGAGCAGGCACTGGTGGGGCTGGTGGTGCAGGAGGACATGGAGCTCCCTATGGAAAGGATGGTCTCCCAGTTGGAGCaggtgctggtggggctggtggTGCAGGGGGACTTGGAGCTCCCTATGGAAAGGATGgtctcccagctggagcaggcactGGTGGGGCTGGTACAGGTGGATTTGGATCTCCATATGGAAAGGATGgtctcccagctggagcaggcactGGTGGGGCTGGTACAGGTGGATTTGGATCTCCCTATGGAAAGGATGgtctcccagctggagcaggtgctggtggggctggtAGAGGCGGATTTGGAGCTCCCTATGGAAAGGATGGTCTCCCAGTTGGAGCaggtgctggtggggctggtgcAGGAGGACTTGGAGCTCCCTATGGAAAGGATGgtctcccagctggagcaggtgctggtggtgcagggggatttggggaggcTTTGTATGGTCCAGATGGTCGGCCACTTGGAGCAGGTGTTGGTGGTACTGCTGGTGCAGGGGTATTTGGATCTCCCTATGGAAAGGATGGTCTCCCAGTTGGAGCAGGCACTGGTGCAGCTGGTGGTGCAGGGGGACTTGGAGCTCCCTATGGAAAGGATGGTCTCCCAGTTGGAGTAGGCACTGGTGCAGCTGGTGGTGCAGGGGGTCTTGGAGCTCCCTATGGAAAGGATGGTCTCCCAGCTGGAAcaggggctggtggggctggtggTGCAGGGGGACTTGGATCTCCCTATGGAAAGGATGGTCTCCCAGTTGGAGTAGGCACTGGTGGGGCTGGTGGTGTAGGGGGACTTGGAGCTCCCTATGGAAAGGATGGCCTCCCAGTTGGAGCAGGCACtggtggggctggtgctggggcagggggactTGGAGCTCCCTATGGAAAGGATGGTCTCCCAGTTGGAGCaggtgctggtggggctggtgcAGGAGGACTTGGAGCTCCCTATGGAAAGGATGgtctcccagctggagcaggtgcTGGTGGTGCAGGTGGATTTGGGGAGGCTTTGTATGGTCCAGATGGTCGGCCACTTGGAGCAGGTGTTGGTGGtactgctggtgctggtgcagggGGACTTGGATCTCCCTATGGAAAGGATGGCCTCCCAGTTGGAGCAGGCACTGGTGGGGCTGGTGGTGCAGGGGGACTTGGAGCTCCCTATGGAAAGGATGGTCTCCCAGTTGGAGCaggtgctggtggggctggtggTGCAGGGGGTCTTGGATCTCCCTATGGAAAGGATGGTCTCCCAGTTGGAGCAGGCACTGGTGGGGCTGGTGGTGCAGGAGGACTTGGAGCTCCCTATGGAAAGGATGGTCTCCCAGTTGGAGCAGGCACTGGTGCAGCTGGTGGTGCAGGAGGACTTGGAGCTCCCTATGGAAAGGATGGTCTCCCAGTTGGAGCAGGCACTGGTGCAGCTGGTGGTGCAGGAGGACTTGGAGCTCCCTATGGAAAGGATGGTCTCCCAGTTGGAGCAGGCACTGGTGCAGCTGGTGGTGCAGGAGGACTTGGAGCTCCCTATGGAAAGGATGGTCTCCCAGTTGGAGCAGGCACTGGTGCAGCTGGTGGTGCAGGAGGACTTGGAGCTCCCTATGGAAAGGATGGTCTCCCAGttggggctggtggggctggtggTGTAGGGGGACTTGGAGCTCCCTATGGAAAGGATGGTCTCCCAGttggagcaggggctggtggggctggtggTGCAGGAGGACTTGGAGCTCCCTATGGAAAGGATGGTCTCCCAGTTGGAGCAGGCACTGGTGCAGCTGGTGGTGCAGGGGGACTTGGAGCTCCCTATGGAAAGGATGGTCTCCCAGTTGGAGCTGGCACTGGTGGGGCTGGTGGTGCGGGAGGACTTGGAGCTCCATATGGAAAGGATGGTCTCCCAGCTGGAACAGGCATTGGTGGGGCTGGTGGTGCAGGAGGACTTGGAGCTCCATATGGAAAGGATGGTCTCCCAGTtggggctggtggtgctggtggtgcaggAGGATTTGGAGAGCCTTTGTATGGTCCAGATGGTCGGCCATCTGGAGCAGGTGTTGGTGGGGCTGGTGCAGCTGCTGTAGGGGGACTTGGATCTCCCTATGGAAAGGATGGtctcccagctggggctggtggtggtggtgcgGGGGGAGCTGGAGTTCTCTATGGAAAAGATGGTttctcagctggggctgtggcaggagctgctcattTTCCTCCTGGAGGTGAGGAAGCGATGGGATCTGGCCGTGGCAGGGATGCCAtgctgagcagagctctgggatatgcaggtggaggaggaggagagggctTTTCTGGGGAAGGCTCAGCACTGTGGGGTGCAGGGTCTCTCTATGGCAAGGACAGAGGGTCAGCTGTAGCCAGGGCCGGTGCAAGTGGCATTGGGAGGTTGGGAGGGGATGAACAGGATTCAGTCCGTGGTAAAGGAGGTGTGGGAGGTGCTGGTGGACCAGATGGTGGGTATGGGCTGGATTCACATCTTGGCAGATCTTTGGGAGGTGAAACTGGAAAGGGCACCGCCAGTGATGTCAGAGGGCCAGGGAACAAAGGTTCAGCTGATGACAGAGGGTCCCTGTCAGGTCCAGGAGGAGCCAGGGGAGAGGGCAGAGATTTTGGACAGTTGGGCTCCCTTGATGGCACAAATTCTGCCTTTGGAGGGGCAGGGAGTAAATCCCATGACAGATCTGTTGATGGGAGTAGTTCAGGTGGGTTTGGTCAAGGTCCACTGAGTTATGGCCAGATGTCAGGTCCTTTTGGTGGACCTCCTTCAGCAAACCAGAGAAAGCAGGAACCTGACCTGGATCTTAAAGCAAATGATTCCCTGAACAACACAGAAAGCACAGGCCAAAGGAAACGGAGTGCCCTGGATGATCTCAAAG TGCCACGCTGTTACCTCAACAAGCAGCTGGCAACCATGCGAGTGCTGAAGGGGGACCCAGCTGAGCTGTCCTGCACTGTCAGCAGGGACAATGTGACAGGAACCTGGTTTAAGGATGGCCTAAAG TTAACAAGCATGGATGGAGTCATCTTTGAAAAGAAAGGTCTTGTCCACAAACTAATCATTAACAAAGCTGAAGATATTCATGCTGGGAAATACAGGTTTGAAGGTGGAGATGTAAAAACTGAAGCTTCAATTTTTGTTGAAG ATCCTCCCCAGGTGGACAAAGTCCTCCTCAAGAACTTGACCAGTGTCCCCATGGTGGCCAAGGCCGGGGAGGGGCTGAAGCTGCGGATCCCATTTGAGGGCCGGGGGCCCATCAGGGCCACATGGCTGAAGGacaggatggagctgggggaTGACACCAGGATCCGTGTGGACAAGACAGACACCTGCACCACACTGTCCATCTCCAGCTGTGACAGGAGGGACTGTGGGGATTACAAAGTCAGGCTCAAGAACGACAGTGGCGTCCTGGAGATCAACCTAAAGCTCGTGGTGATAG ACAAgccacagcccccagcaggACCCATCAAAATTGTAGAAAGCTCCGCCAGCAACATCACAATCCAGTGGAAGCCCCCAAAGGACGATGGGGGCAAACCAGTGCAAAGGTACCTCGTGGAGAGGCAGCAGATGGGCAGGAACAACTGGGAGACTTTGGGAGAAACCCCCAGGAGCTGCACCAGCTTCACCACAAGCAAAGTGGAGGAAGAGATGAGCTACTACTTCAGGGTGAGGGCCATGAATGCCGAGGGAGTGAGCGACGCACTGGAGTCGGGGGAAGTGAAGGCTGCTGGTAAAG CTTCTCCTGGTGCCCCAGATCCCCCCAAGATCATCAGTGCCAGCAGAGACACCATCACCATATCCTGGAAAGCTCCTCGCAAAACTGGCACTTCCCAAATTATGGGATACATTGTTCAGAAACGCAAGAAGGGCACTGTGACCTGGCTGCCAGTTACCAGCGTGCCTGTCAAAG acaAGAAGCTGAAGGTGACCGGCCTCAAGGAGGGTGTGCAGTACGAGTTCCGGGTGGCAGCTGTCAATGCTGCTGGCACGGGACAGCCCAGTGACCCCTCTGAGCCCTCCTTTGCCCGGGACCCCACCA AATCTCCAGGCCAAGTGCAGGACCTTAAagtgagcagcagtgacagcaccaGTGTCACCTTGACATGGAACAAACCTGAAGTACAAGATGGGAATGATGTGAAAGGCTACGAGGTGGAGAAGAGGCCCTGTAACAGCCTCAGCTGGACCAAATGCTTCACCCTCCCTGCAGAGAGCACCTCGTGCAGGGTTCAGGGGCTGCGGGCCGGGGAGAAGCTGTTCCTGCGCGTGAGGGCCCTCAGCGACAGCGGCCCCGGGGAGGCCTCCGAGCTCGAGgcttgtgctggagctgctgctcctgtgg TCTCTCCCAGATTACTGATAGATGACACAGTGAAAAGGTTCCTGGTTATAAAAGCAGGGAATCCCATCCGGGTGAAGATTCCCTTTGAG GGATCTCCAGAGCCAGTGGTGACCTGGTTAAAGGATGGACTCCCCCTTCCCAGCCGGGCTGCCGTGAACACCGAGGATGGAAgcacccagctgctgctcagggcagctgAGCTCAGTGACAGCGGCACCTACACTGTGGAGCTTGGGAATGggctggggaaaagggaaaccTTCAGCTTCCAGGTTCAAATTACAG ACATCCCTCAGCCCCCTGGAGCCATCCGGCTGGAGGAGAATGTGCCCAATACAGTGACAGTGACCTGGGACCCCTCAGCATCTGAGAAGTGGGAGAAGAACCTGTATTACACTGTCCTGAAACGGGAATCCCAGAAGGGTCTGTGGCATGTGCTGGGGGACCTGATCTACAACAACAAGTTCACCTTCACCACGGTGGTCCCAGGCAGGGATTATTACTTCAGGGTCGTGGCAAAAAACGACCTGGGAGCCAGTGATCCATCAGAGACTGTGAAGCCCTGGAGgatctggaaaacaaagg ctgaatttCGAGTGAAAGCACCGAAATACAGGGGAGTTAACCAGAACCAGCCCCCGAGGTTCCTGGTGCCGCTGAAGCCGCACGTGGTGGTGACGGGCAGCGAATGCCACATGAGCTGCGCCGTTGGAGGCCACCCCCCGCCCAAAATCACATGGTACAAGGACAGCAGAGACCTCTCCGGAGATCCCAACTACTTCTGCACGAACGACTTCGGAGTGTGCTccctggtggtgctgggggtCACCAAGCAGGATGAGGGCGAGTACATGGTGGAAGCCAGCAATGAAGCGGGCCGTGCCTTCAGCAAAGCCTTCCTCGCCATCAAAG ACTCCTCCCTGTAG